One genomic segment of Thalassospiraceae bacterium LMO-SO8 includes these proteins:
- a CDS encoding ABC transporter ATP-binding protein: MGASVRFESVQKSYDGETLVIKDLNLDIARGEFLTMLGPSGSGKTTSLMMLAGFEPATHGEIFLNDNPINAVPPHKRGIGMVFQNYALFPHMTVAENLAFPLSVRKMPKAEIAAKVARALEMVELPDFGGRRPAQLSGGQQQRVAVARALVFEPDLILMDEPLGALDKQLREQMQYEIKHIHDNLGVTVVYVTHDQGEALTMADRICVFDRGVVQQLSTPDELYEKPANSFVAQFIGENNRLSGRIADIQGGECRVDLDGGGSVTALAVNVGGAGERATLSIRPERVALVGPTDDGLPNRLTGRVEELIYLGDHIRVRMTVAGNDAFVVKLRNDGERPSVKMGDTVTVGWQAADCRALDPVDI; this comes from the coding sequence ATGGGCGCCAGTGTCCGCTTCGAGAGCGTGCAGAAGAGCTATGACGGCGAAACCCTGGTCATCAAGGACCTGAACCTGGATATCGCCCGGGGCGAATTCCTGACCATGCTGGGGCCGTCGGGATCGGGCAAGACCACCTCGCTGATGATGCTGGCCGGGTTCGAGCCGGCGACCCACGGTGAGATATTCCTCAACGACAACCCCATCAACGCCGTGCCGCCCCACAAGCGGGGCATCGGCATGGTGTTCCAGAACTATGCCCTGTTCCCGCATATGACCGTGGCGGAAAACCTCGCCTTTCCGCTCAGCGTGCGCAAAATGCCCAAGGCCGAGATCGCGGCCAAGGTCGCCCGCGCGCTGGAGATGGTCGAACTGCCCGATTTCGGCGGCCGCCGCCCGGCGCAGTTGTCCGGCGGCCAGCAGCAGCGCGTCGCGGTCGCCCGCGCGCTCGTGTTCGAGCCGGACCTGATCCTGATGGACGAACCCCTGGGCGCCCTGGACAAGCAACTGCGCGAGCAGATGCAGTACGAAATCAAGCATATCCACGACAACCTGGGCGTCACCGTGGTCTACGTCACCCACGATCAGGGGGAAGCCCTGACCATGGCCGACCGCATCTGCGTGTTCGACCGGGGCGTGGTGCAGCAGTTGTCGACGCCGGACGAGCTGTATGAAAAGCCCGCCAATTCCTTCGTCGCCCAGTTCATCGGCGAGAATAACCGCCTGTCCGGCCGTATTGCGGACATCCAGGGCGGCGAATGCCGCGTCGATCTGGACGGCGGCGGCAGCGTCACGGCGCTGGCCGTCAATGTCGGCGGCGCGGGGGAAAGAGCAACCCTGTCGATCCGCCCCGAACGGGTGGCACTGGTCGGCCCCACGGACGACGGCTTGCCCAACCGCCTGACCGGCCGCGTCGAGGAATTGATCTATCTGGGCGACCATATCCGCGTGCGCATGACCGTGGCCGGCAACGACGCCTTCGTGGTCAAGCTGCGCAATGACGGGGAACGCCCATCGGTCAAGATGGGCGATACCGTCACCGTCGGCTGGCAGGCCGCCGACTGCCGCGCGCTCGACCCCGTCGATATCTGA